One Leisingera sp. M658 genomic window carries:
- a CDS encoding carbohydrate ABC transporter permease, protein MQKRSIVPIIYILFLMLPIYWLVAMSFKTTNEILSGFSLFPQTFTLENYATIFTDPSWYWGYINSILYVTINTGISIAVALPAAYAFSRYRFLGDKQLFFWLLTNRMAPAAVFALPFFQLYSAVELFDTHLAVALAHCLFNIPLAVWILEGFMGGIPKELDETAFVDGYSFPRFFATIFIPSIKAGVGVAAFFCFMFSWVELLLAKTLTAVAAKPIAATMTKTASSAGYELGLLAAAGTLTIIPGAIVIWFVRNYIAKGFAMGRV, encoded by the coding sequence ATGCAGAAACGATCCATCGTCCCCATTATCTATATCCTGTTCCTCATGCTGCCAATCTATTGGCTGGTGGCAATGAGCTTCAAGACCACCAACGAAATCCTGTCGGGCTTCTCGCTGTTCCCGCAGACCTTCACGCTGGAGAATTACGCGACCATCTTCACCGATCCCAGCTGGTACTGGGGCTATATCAACTCGATCCTGTACGTCACGATCAACACAGGTATCTCGATCGCGGTGGCGCTGCCTGCGGCTTATGCCTTCAGCCGCTACCGGTTCCTGGGCGACAAGCAGCTGTTCTTCTGGCTTTTGACCAACCGGATGGCACCGGCGGCGGTGTTTGCCCTGCCGTTCTTCCAGCTCTACTCCGCCGTTGAACTGTTCGACACCCATCTGGCGGTGGCGCTGGCACACTGCCTGTTCAACATCCCGCTGGCGGTCTGGATCCTTGAAGGCTTCATGGGCGGCATCCCCAAGGAATTGGACGAGACCGCCTTCGTCGACGGCTATTCCTTCCCGCGCTTCTTTGCGACGATCTTCATCCCATCGATCAAGGCTGGCGTGGGTGTGGCGGCATTCTTCTGCTTCATGTTCTCCTGGGTGGAGCTGCTCTTGGCCAAAACCCTGACCGCCGTCGCCGCAAAACCGATTGCCGCCACCATGACCAAAACCGCGTCCTCTGCGGGCTATGAACTGGGCCTCTTGGCGGCTGCGGGAACTCTGACAATCATTCCGGGCGCCATCGTGATCTGGTTTGTCCGCAACTACATCGCGAAGGGCTTCGCGATGGGGAGGGTGTAA
- a CDS encoding nitric oxide reductase activation protein NorD — protein MIHALDLLEPEETVGNLWHGMATRIGAAGDEAEHTVRFEDMRASLAALFRALGGAGGVEIQPAPSVLSDHRPDRLRRIGTPREMTHMASFDGERLRLPPEMAAFPSRALNRKAYLWLAAMAATIDLPERNEDRYQADQLEIAANARAADQVFAACPGLRSAYGAFCAHIAETRKRSGLPRSEARIERMVLDQIGSDCRIAEPCTCTEPRGYRTYQPVPFWLRLPVPQAGRGAAPEAEEMKTPGLAVSTRKTAKRQDQDQTTRKDSFIVHRFESILSWAESLNINRMVDDDDNENAQKAAEDQDNLTLSQHMKRAASRLRISLDLSPQDAEHERLAGQFTYPEWNHRLGKHMPDHTRVLEAEGKPADSFQPDPKLVARVRRQFAPLHPRRVMLPRQLDGDELDLEAVVKSHVDLACGQQGSDRVWQASRPMARDLSVAVLMDCSRSTEATVGDRPVIETARESLAALAGGIATAGDRLGIWGFSSLRRDRVFLTRAKGFEDPMSEAVTARIGGFKPGHYTRLGAAIRHASAQLAEEGAERRLLLVITDGKPNDLDHYEGVHGIDDSRMAVREARALGQSVHGVVIDADGQDWFARIFGRAGFTLLPDPARLPRALPEIYQSLTMEH, from the coding sequence CGGGGACGAAGCGGAACACACCGTCCGGTTTGAGGACATGCGCGCCAGCCTGGCAGCGCTGTTCCGGGCGCTGGGCGGGGCCGGGGGCGTGGAAATCCAACCGGCGCCCTCGGTTCTGTCGGACCACCGTCCGGACCGGCTGCGCCGCATCGGCACTCCGCGGGAGATGACGCATATGGCCAGCTTCGACGGCGAGCGCCTGCGCCTGCCGCCGGAAATGGCTGCCTTCCCCAGCCGCGCGCTGAACCGCAAGGCTTATCTGTGGCTGGCGGCGATGGCCGCCACGATAGACCTGCCGGAACGCAACGAGGACCGCTACCAGGCCGACCAGCTGGAGATCGCGGCCAATGCCCGCGCGGCCGATCAGGTGTTTGCCGCCTGTCCAGGGCTGCGGTCGGCCTATGGCGCGTTCTGCGCCCATATTGCCGAAACCCGCAAGCGCAGCGGCCTGCCGCGGTCCGAGGCCCGGATTGAGCGGATGGTGCTGGATCAGATCGGCTCGGATTGCCGGATCGCCGAACCCTGCACTTGCACCGAACCGCGCGGCTACCGGACCTATCAGCCGGTGCCGTTCTGGCTGCGCCTGCCAGTGCCGCAGGCGGGCAGGGGGGCAGCGCCTGAGGCGGAAGAGATGAAAACCCCCGGCCTCGCGGTGTCCACGCGCAAAACGGCCAAGCGCCAGGATCAGGACCAGACCACCCGCAAGGACAGTTTCATCGTCCACCGGTTTGAATCCATCCTGTCCTGGGCCGAAAGCCTGAACATCAACCGGATGGTGGATGATGACGACAACGAGAATGCCCAAAAAGCGGCAGAGGATCAGGACAACCTCACCCTCTCGCAGCATATGAAACGCGCGGCCTCGCGGTTGCGGATCTCGCTGGACCTGTCGCCGCAGGACGCCGAACACGAACGGCTGGCGGGGCAGTTCACCTATCCTGAATGGAACCATCGCTTGGGTAAACACATGCCCGATCACACCCGTGTGCTGGAGGCCGAGGGCAAGCCCGCTGACAGCTTCCAGCCTGACCCCAAACTTGTCGCCCGCGTGCGCCGCCAGTTCGCGCCGTTGCACCCGCGCCGGGTGATGCTGCCCCGGCAATTGGACGGCGATGAGCTGGACCTTGAGGCGGTGGTGAAATCCCACGTCGACCTCGCCTGCGGCCAGCAGGGCAGCGACCGGGTCTGGCAGGCCAGCCGCCCGATGGCGCGCGACCTGAGCGTGGCGGTGCTGATGGACTGCTCGCGATCCACCGAGGCCACCGTCGGCGACCGCCCGGTGATTGAGACGGCGCGGGAATCCCTTGCTGCCCTGGCAGGCGGTATTGCCACTGCGGGCGACCGGCTGGGCATCTGGGGGTTTTCCTCCCTGCGCCGTGACCGGGTGTTCCTGACCCGCGCCAAGGGTTTTGAGGATCCGATGTCCGAGGCGGTAACCGCCCGCATCGGCGGCTTCAAACCCGGTCACTACACAAGGCTCGGCGCCGCCATCCGCCATGCCTCCGCCCAATTGGCCGAAGAAGGCGCCGAACGCCGTCTGCTGCTGGTAATAACCGACGGCAAGCCCAACGACCTGGACCACTACGAAGGCGTGCACGGCATCGATGACAGCCGCATGGCGGTGCGCGAGGCCCGCGCCTTGGGCCAGTCGGTGCATGGCGTGGTGATCGACGCTGACGGGCAGGACTGGTTTGCCCGCATCTTTGGCCGCGCCGGTTTCACCCTGCTGCCCGACCCGGCCCGGCTGCCGCGCGCCTTGCCGGAAATCTATCAATCCCTGACCATGGAGCACTGA
- a CDS encoding DUF2160 domain-containing protein, producing the protein MFSWMAWTWPTALLFIGIFSAIGVLIAVEIRHPGGAARKGVLGLTTTRGDRLFISLLGTSYIFLAWLGLVGMPLWWPLGLAIAWGVFCFWKV; encoded by the coding sequence ATGTTTTCATGGATGGCCTGGACCTGGCCCACAGCCCTGCTGTTCATCGGCATCTTCAGCGCCATCGGCGTGCTGATCGCGGTGGAAATCCGCCACCCCGGCGGCGCGGCCCGCAAGGGTGTGCTTGGCCTCACCACCACCCGCGGCGACCGGCTGTTCATCAGCCTCCTGGGCACCTCCTATATCTTCCTGGCCTGGCTGGGACTGGTGGGAATGCCGCTTTGGTGGCCCTTGGGTCTGGCAATCGCCTGGGGCGTCTTCTGCTTCTGGAAGGTCTGA
- a CDS encoding M56 family metallopeptidase: MPTDALLNAYFDLNILLLAGAALWLLARKLLARSKLGRAYQPQLRLLNGMTVLLAATPVLIIAFTHFVTPHPPNFSDMLVSQYLQGNVSMSAGTFETLLGLREDAMRGLTSLQPFWAQALSAAFAAGALICLAHVAVSIFRLRQNLGCAFVWKRIGRVQLMVSDTVRVAYSTRGLFCRYVVLPSALLSDPRDLRLTVAHELQHFRQRDIECEFLLEMLRPLLFWNPAFYLWRREVRLLREFACDQALMARPRFEVRAYCECLIRACAHAARGPALFTRRSPAVALVDRRETRRGASLQRRIIAVTAAQPQGQNSLGWGLVYLTMAGAVLATAMLLQRPSDWSHDRIMLSTIVNLERMASRSTSPALAVSALNGGFAVPAQ; the protein is encoded by the coding sequence ATGCCAACTGATGCTCTGCTGAATGCCTATTTTGACCTGAATATCCTGCTGCTGGCAGGGGCTGCGTTGTGGCTCTTAGCCCGCAAGCTGCTGGCGCGCAGCAAACTTGGCCGCGCTTACCAGCCGCAATTGCGGTTGCTGAACGGAATGACAGTGCTGCTGGCGGCGACGCCAGTGCTGATCATTGCCTTCACGCATTTCGTCACCCCCCATCCGCCGAATTTCTCCGACATGCTGGTCTCGCAGTATTTGCAGGGCAATGTCAGCATGAGCGCAGGCACGTTTGAGACGCTTCTGGGCTTGCGTGAGGATGCCATGCGCGGCCTCACCAGCCTGCAGCCGTTTTGGGCCCAGGCCCTGTCCGCCGCGTTTGCCGCCGGAGCGCTGATCTGCCTCGCCCATGTGGCCGTTTCCATCTTCCGCCTGCGCCAGAACCTGGGCTGCGCCTTTGTCTGGAAACGGATCGGCCGGGTGCAGCTGATGGTCTCCGACACAGTCCGCGTTGCTTATTCCACCCGCGGTCTGTTTTGCCGCTATGTGGTGCTGCCTTCGGCTCTGCTGAGCGATCCGCGCGATCTGCGCCTGACCGTTGCGCATGAGCTGCAGCACTTCCGCCAGCGGGATATCGAATGCGAGTTCCTGCTGGAGATGCTGCGCCCGCTGCTGTTCTGGAATCCGGCGTTTTATCTGTGGCGGCGCGAGGTGCGGCTGCTGCGCGAGTTTGCCTGCGATCAGGCGCTGATGGCGCGGCCCCGGTTTGAGGTACGCGCTTATTGCGAGTGCCTGATCCGCGCCTGCGCCCATGCCGCCCGCGGCCCGGCCCTGTTTACCCGCCGCAGCCCGGCAGTGGCCCTGGTCGACCGCCGCGAAACCCGCCGCGGCGCCTCGCTGCAACGCCGTATCATTGCGGTTACTGCCGCTCAGCCGCAGGGGCAAAACTCGCTGGGCTGGGGCCTGGTGTACCTGACCATGGCTGGGGCGGTGCTGGCCACAGCCATGCTGCTGCAGCGTCCCAGCGACTGGAGCCATGACCGCATCATGCTGTCGACCATCGTCAACCTGGAACGCATGGCCAGCCGCAGCACGTCACCTGCACTTGCCGTCAGCGCGCTGAACGGCGGTTTTGCTGTCCCCGCCCAGTAA
- a CDS encoding NnrT protein: MTPQPSWRLLAALYPFGSGAAAVNIFFASLIGSWIGWRVFSPYEAVGWGLLLGLPATFIFARHIARLMQQADKG, encoded by the coding sequence ATGACACCGCAGCCCTCCTGGCGCCTGCTGGCAGCGCTTTACCCGTTCGGCTCGGGTGCTGCGGCAGTCAACATCTTCTTTGCCTCGCTGATAGGCAGCTGGATCGGCTGGCGGGTGTTCAGCCCCTATGAAGCGGTGGGCTGGGGGCTGCTGCTGGGCCTGCCCGCCACATTTATCTTCGCCCGCCACATTGCCCGCCTGATGCAACAGGCTGATAAGGGCTAA
- a CDS encoding BlaI/MecI/CopY family transcriptional regulator has product MSRTAEAMRKKHDNSLLTEVELEFMTAVWDMGGGTVRDILAKLNKVQERAYTSVATVLKIMEQKGFLTSERKDRSLVYRPVVPKAEYQKTSLKNLSSKLFNGAPAALVARLVDDEDVTDEMLEEMRALLEERLGDNAN; this is encoded by the coding sequence ATGAGCCGGACAGCCGAGGCAATGCGCAAGAAACACGACAATTCCCTGCTGACCGAAGTGGAGCTGGAGTTCATGACCGCCGTCTGGGACATGGGCGGCGGCACTGTGCGCGACATTCTGGCCAAGCTGAACAAGGTGCAGGAACGCGCCTATACCTCGGTGGCCACGGTTCTGAAAATCATGGAGCAAAAGGGCTTCCTCACCAGCGAGCGCAAGGACCGCTCTTTGGTTTACCGCCCCGTCGTTCCCAAGGCAGAGTATCAGAAAACATCTCTGAAAAACCTTTCGAGCAAGCTTTTCAACGGCGCGCCCGCCGCCCTGGTGGCGCGGCTGGTCGATGATGAGGATGTGACCGACGAGATGCTCGAGGAGATGCGGGCGCTCTTGGAGGAAAGGCTGGGGGACAATGCCAACTGA
- a CDS encoding EF-hand domain-containing protein has product MKKFALTAAAFAVLTAAPLAAMESITEADVDGNGTYSLEELQVAFPDLTAETFATIDANADGEADLAEVKAAADAGLLAAAG; this is encoded by the coding sequence ATGAAAAAATTCGCACTGACCGCCGCCGCCTTTGCTGTTCTGACCGCTGCGCCGCTGGCCGCAATGGAATCCATCACCGAGGCCGACGTGGATGGCAATGGCACCTATTCACTGGAAGAGCTGCAGGTGGCGTTTCCTGATCTGACTGCAGAAACCTTTGCCACCATCGACGCCAATGCCGATGGCGAGGCTGACCTGGCCGAGGTGAAGGCAGCGGCGGATGCCGGCCTGCTGGCAGCGGCCGGCTGA